A stretch of the Acyrthosiphon pisum isolate AL4f chromosome A2, pea_aphid_22Mar2018_4r6ur, whole genome shotgun sequence genome encodes the following:
- the LOC100161947 gene encoding polycomb group protein Psc, with translation MQSCKPKVTDLNPHLLCVLCGGYFVDATTVIECLHSFCRSCIVKYLERNKYCPICDVLVHKSKPLSNIRPDHTLQNIVYKLVPHLFQKEMVMRRDFYNRNKVYLPRDPISRGVVPDDYHIFAASDAISICLYYECEKIDKNNIQEKHKRYLWCPASLTVINLKKLVYIKYELIPTDHHVEFFYQNYLLDDHLTLMDVVYMFDWKRKDPLTLTYRILKIVIEPLLNDDAAKEESIVESKKDDEKSEEKQNDLLQNVVNTEIRIEELPKIDENLLQVAEKIPDSKEVQLEISENGIMKVTNIHQSRETIQANVTIEPTDIAKNENPSKPGDINEDKDDDKKKTLKVYPGSKIKKTKPKLDTIVEKIKKQGTKYKTLTSPTKHWNPSISKTSVLAKKKEINGVDKKCQKFFKSRDDKKDEDKAEDSLKRLAEVPLMKINPQTLCPILPSSPAKKPKKPVPKKNTLAHSLALLPVRPTNHNPFTNPLNPFMYGTFPNNSNGDPGDTNDFLKAMSELCPPSSAYHNSLPPSVSVLFNPLYTHHRQCQAKKTSVAVAQSPDILKLPANKNGEKSEQIEDKSNDKGNDKDECTNNNKGEEKMEVEKEKEKEKGKT, from the exons ATGCAGTCCTGTAAGCCGAAGGTCACCGACCTAAATCCACATCTACTATGCGTACTGTGCGGTGGATACTTCGTGGACGCCACAACGGTGATCGAATGTCTGCACTCCT tttgtcgAAGTTGTATTGTCAAGTATCTCGAACGCAACAAATATTGTCCAATATGCGATGTATTAGTCCACAAATCAAAACCTTTATCCAATATCCGGCCAGACCACACCCtgcaaaatattgtttacaaacTTGTCCCACATTTATTTCAAA aggAAATGGTAATGAGAAGAGACTTTTACAATCGAAACAAAGTGTATTTACCCAGGGACCCAATAAGCCGTGGTGTTGTACCTGATGACTATCATATATTTGCTGCCAGTGATGCAATCAGTATATGTCTTTATTATGAATGcgaaaaaattgacaaaaat AATATACAAGAAAAACATAAACGATATCTATGGTGTCCAGCATCATTGAcagtaataaatttgaaaaaattagtttacattaaatatgaattaataccAACTGATCATCATGTAGAGTTTTTCtaccaaaattatttactaGATGATCACTTAACCTTAATGGACGTTGTTTACATGTTTGATTGGAAAagg aaagaTCCACTTACATTGACTTATCGAATTCTCAAAATTGTTATTGAACCTCTTTTAAATGATGACGCAGCAAAAGAAGAAAGTATTGTTGAGTCTAAAAAAGATGATGAAAAGTCtgaagaaaaacaaaatgatttgCTTCAAAATGTAGTCAACACAGAAATACGCATTGAAGAACTCCCAAAAATAGATGAAAACCTACTGCAAGTCGCTGAAAAAATTCCAGATTCCAAAGAAGTACAATTGGAAATAAGTGAAAATGGTATCATGAAAGTTACAAATATTCACCAGAGTAGAGAAACTATACAAGCTAATGTCACTATAGAACCAACTGATATAGCTAAAAATGAAAATCCATCTAAACCTGGGGATATAAACGAAGACAAAGACgatgataagaaaaaaactttaaagGTATATCCTGGgtcaaagataaaaaaaactaaaccaaAGTTAGACActattgttgaaaaaattaaaaaacaaggaactaaatataaaacattaacatCTCCTACAAAACACTGGAATCCAAGTATATCAAAAACTTCGGTTTTAGCCAAAAAGAAAGAAATAAATGGAGTTGATAAAAAGTGTcaaaaatttttcaaatcaagAGATGATAAAAAAGATGAAGATAAAGCTGAAGACAGTTTAAAGAGATTAGCTGAAGTGcctttaatgaaaattaatccTCAAACATTATGTCCAATTTTGCCTTCTTCTCCAGCTAAGAAACCCAAAAAACCTgttcctaaaaaaaatacattagctCATTCCTTGGCTCTACTACCTGTTCGACCTACCAATCATAATCCATTTACAAACCCATTGAATCCATTCATGTATGGAACATTTCCAAATAATTCAAATGGAGATCCAGGAGATACAAATGATTTTCTTAAAGCCATGTCTGAGCTATGTCCACCATCATCAGCTTATCACAATTCTTTACCACCGTCAGTCAGTGTACTTTTCAACCCCCTATACACTCATCACAGACAATGTCAAGCTAAGAAGACTTCTGTAGCTGTAGCTCAATCACCCGACATACTAAAATTACCTGCCAATAAAAATGGAGAGAAATCTGAACAGATAGAAGATAAAAGCAATGACAAAGGTAACGATAAAGACGagtgtactaataataataaaggtgaAGAGAAAATGGAAGTTgagaaagaaaaagaaaaagaaaagggaaaaacttaa
- the LOC100569361 gene encoding cuticle protein 7 translates to MATKLIMFAVMFGHLAFAYPPIEYKSYDADLHYDHAAPKPYHFEYGVKDLHTHDIKSQHESSDGHGNVKGSYSLVEPDGSTRVVEYTADHEHGFNAVVKKIDAPHYQGDYSAHTTDYHQQHHELLHPYDHSSYDKFY, encoded by the exons ATGGCTACAAAg TTGATAATGTTTGCCGTTATGTTCGGGCACTTGGCCTTTGCTTACCCACCCATTGAGTACAAAAGTTACGACGCCGACCTTCACTACGACCACGCTGCACCCAAGCCATATCATTTCGAGTACGGTGTGAAAGATCTTCACACGCATGACATCAAGAGTCAGCACGAGTCGAGTGACGGTCACGGTAACGTCAAAGGATCGTACAGTCTCGTGGAACCCGACGGCTCCACCCGCGTGGTCGAGTACACCGCTGACCACGAACACGGTTTCAACGCTGTTGTCAAAAAAATCGACGCACCCCATTACCAAGGCGACTACTCTGCACACACAACGGACTACCATCAACAACATCACGAGTTACTTCATCCGTACGATCATTCGTCGTACGACAAGTTttactga
- the LOC100166045 gene encoding chondroitin sulfate synthase 2: MLCSSARLRQNFYLIIGVTIGLLFSLIVGPLLETGCLFSISTIDSDSNSIIFNDEYEPHINLAGKPQRAQKIPQTLLRPRYYSTELGIREKLFVGILANQASVDGLAVAVNKTVTHWVDKTIFFVDAAGGHKLNVTLMKIPGIVGFTDSRSVLKPFHMVKYIADNYLDEYEFFMLIKDSTYLNANKLMNLVKRVSVSEDVYASGTVIGTNYCSLDAGILLSNSVIRKMIPNVDWCVRNAFSTSDDDNFGRCVLHSVNLPCQTSIQGQTISSYRLWEAKDLINLLNQPQQQDSFNRALTVYPMPNAETMYKTHLAFCKMNLEKSNMEIDALRRSIVAESSLEPPSFRKVSWPVGSQSGSTPSTRFDVLKWEHFTETHLYLDSRISNIRPLNEAENADIHNVLNTSIEYLESKYSNNMKFDRLVNGYKRFDPSRGLDYILDLTFKDIVGNRLIQKRVEVSKLLGKVEMLSVPYVTENTRVHILLPVRTNEREDAFRFLRQYKQVCIDKKEKTMLMLVLLYDANAPGKGAVDDVFKQLKDEATSLSNAHKKDGTKVAWLSVKIPNTKLLALRDALLDFAIIDLAIRKFPPDALMMLARPKMEIRQDYLNRVRMNTIMEWQIFSALPFSEYDPNLMTYPRQATLDVNKYYGHFDPFDYDHLSFYAKDYVVARKRAESLIPIIRVDRDIHHLVTESTSHSLKVVNMTNPSVYSMFVAYSECHIFRAVESGLRLRHKQRHCELYEGNIVDHTSAALYGNCVRSRNRNAGSKGQLARLVLEYQNQLK, encoded by the exons ATGCTGTGTTCATCAGCACGTTTGCgtcaaaacttttatttaataattggtgTCACAATTGGGCTACTTTTTAGTCTTATTGTTGGCCCACTATTAGAAACTGGTTGTCTATTTTCAATATCAACTATCGACAGTGattcaaattcaattattttcaatgatGAATACGAACCTCATATAAATTTGGCCGGAAAACCACAGCGAGCACAAAAAATTCCACAAACTTTGTTACGTCCAAGATATTACTCAACAGAGTTAGGAATTCGAGAGAAATTGTTTGTTGGAATTTTGGCCAATCAAGCATCTGTAGATGGTCTGGCAGTTGCTGTCAACAAGACTGTTACTCATTGGGTGGACaagacaatttttttcgttGATGCGGCAGGTGGACATAAGCTAAATGTAACGCTAATGAAAATACCCGGTATAGTTGGTTTCACTGACAGTAGAAGTGTATTGAAACCATTTcatatggtaaaatatattgCTGACAACTACTTGGACGAATATGAGTTTTTCATGTTGATAAAGGATAGTACATACTTGAATGCGAACAAGCTCATGAACTTAGTTAAAAGAGTTAGTGTCAGTGAAGATGTGTATGCTAGCGGAACTGTAATTGGTACCAACTATTGTTCATTAG aTGCCGGAATACTTTTAAGCAACTCCGTTATTCGTAAAATGATTCCAAATGTTGATTGGTGTGTACGTAATGCTTTCTCTACTTCAGATGATGATAATTTTGGTCGATGTGTATTACATTCAGTTAATCTTCCGTGTCAGACATCTATTCAA ggGCAAACTATAAGTAGCTATCGTCTGTGGGAAGCTAAAGATCTTATTAATTTACTCAACCAACCACAACAACAAGACAGTTTTAATCGTGCTTTGACTGTTTATCCAATGCCAAATGCTGAAACAATGTATAAGACTCATTTAGCATTTTGTAAAATGAATTTAGAAAAATCGAACATGGAAATTGATGCATTGAGACGTTCTATTGTGGCTGAGTCAAGTTTAGAGCCACCGAGTTTTAGAAAGGTATCTTGGCCAGTTGGAAGTCAGTCTGGAAGTACTCCATCTACTCGTTTTGATGTATTGAAATGGGAACATTTTACTGAAACACATTTATATTTGGACTCTAGAATAAGCAATATAAGACCATTAAATGAAGCTGAAAATGCTGATATACAT aACGTGTTAAATACTAGCATTGAATATTtagaatcaaaatattcaaacaatatgAAATTTGATCGTTTGGTTAATGGTTACAAACGATTTGATCCTTCAAGAggattagattatattttagatttgacATTCAAAGATATTGTTGGAAATAGATTAATACAAAAAAg agTGGAAGTCAGCAAGTTGCTTGGTAAAGTTGAAATGTTATCAGTTCCTTATGTAACTGAAAATACTCGTGTGCATATTCTTTTACCTGTGCGTACAAATGAAAGAGAGGACGCTTTTCGCTTTCTACGGCAATATAAACAAGTTTGTATTGATAAAAAGGAAAAGACAATGCTCATGTTG GTTTTGTTATACGATGCAAATGCCCCAGGCAAAGGTGCAGTTGATGATGTATTTAAACAGTTAAAAGATGAGGCAACATCATTGAGTAACGCACATAAAAAAGATGGCACTAAAGTTGCATGGTTATCAGTCAAAATaccaaatacaaaattgttagCTCTAAGAGATGCATTATTGGATTTTGCGATCATCGATTTAGCAATCAGAAAGTTTCCTCCGGATGCTCTAATGATGTTAGCTAGACCGAAAATGGAAATTCGCCAAGACTATTTAAATAGA gtaagAATGAACACTATAATGGAATGGCAGATATTTAGTGCTTTACCATTTTCTGAATATGATCCTAATCTCATGACATATCCAAGACAAGCAACTCTAGATGTAAACAAGTATTATGGACATTTTGATCCGTTCGACTATGATCATTTATCATTTTACGCAAAAGACTATGTTGTCG CCAGGAAACGTGCAGAATCATTAATTCCTATAATTCGAGTTGACCGCGATATACATCATTTGGTCACAGAATCAACTAGTCATTCTTTGAAAGTAGTCAATATGACTAATCCATCCGTTTATTCTATGTTTGTGGCGTATAGTGAATGTCATATATTCAGAGCAGTAGAATCTGGTTTACGTTTGCGTCATAAACAGAGACATTGTGAATTATATGAAGGGAACATTGTAGATCATACAAGCGCTGCTTTGTATGGCAACTGTGTAAGATCTAGAAATCGAAATGCTGGTTCCAAAGGACAATTGGCTAGACTGGTATTGGAGTATCAGAATCAATTAAAGTGA